One stretch of Nicotiana tabacum cultivar K326 chromosome 18, ASM71507v2, whole genome shotgun sequence DNA includes these proteins:
- the LOC142172522 gene encoding uncharacterized protein LOC142172522: MADSGATHHITSSLDLLNESNHTIKTSTDRVHLPTGGQADITHVGSAKLFNGETISNVLYVPNFKFNLLGRVQGIGRENEGLYVLRSDSDDDELIKRIKAVHAAENARRDSLWYMRLGHPSLATMKNIVELYDSINNRVQNKFHICPLAKQTRLQFPLSSSRAEAPFHLLKSEVIVVLKQYVAMIKTQFNTMIRIVRSDNGTQFFNSQCTELFTKLGIIHQSSCPYTPQQNGVVERKHRHILDTARALKFQASIPLRYWGMCVKAAVYLINRTQVSSGCTTPPDTIFMDAILLHPLQDTTAASDIDGPSEVREEEATYVQDSIVPDSEDNETPEVETSIPEDDTENNEDISAADNTPSAPTNVPTETENFREAVKDPKWIEAMKQEITAFEENKTSIIALAASKNWELFQMVVYNTFLQGDLCEEVYMEMSEGFTQRNHDYSLFTMKKGEDVVIILVYVDDLLITGSSKELVNIAKKMELSGTKPYATPLEANQKLTTMEYDKAVSAIDDLPLQDVCAYQRLLGKLLYVTITRPDISYTV; this comes from the exons ATGGCAG ATTCAGGAGCTACTCACCATATCACCTCTAGCTTAGATCTGTTGAATGAAAGTAATCACACTATCAAAACAAGTACAGACAGAGTTCACTTGCCAACAGGAGGACAAGCAGATATCACACATGTTGGTAGTGCAAAATTGTTCAATGGGGAGACCATTAGCAATGTGCTTTATGTGCCTAACTTTAAATTCAACTTACT TGGTAGGGTACAGGGAATTGGTAGAGAGAATGAAGGATTATATGTTCTAAGAAGTGATTCAGATGATGATGAACTAATTAAAAGAATAAAGGCAGTACATGCAGCAGAGAATGCAAGAAGGGACAGTCTGTGGTATATGAGGCTGGGACATCCTTCATTAGCAACTATGAAGAATATAGTAGAGCTTTATGACAGTATTAATAACAGAGTACAGAATAAATTCCATATATGTCCTTTGGCAAAACAAACTAGACTGCAGTTTCCACTCAGTTCTTCTAGAGCTGAAGCTCCATTTCATCTT CTGAAATCTGAAGTAATTGTGGTGTTAAAACAGTATGTGGCAATGATAAAAACCCAGTTTAACACTATGATCAGGATAGTGAGGTCAGATAATGGAACTCAGTTTTTCAACTCACAATGCACTGAACTATTCACTAAACTAGGGATCATTCATCAAAGTAGTTGTCCCTACACTCCACAACAGAATGGTGTTGTAGAGAGGAAACATAGACACATCCTTGATACCGCTAGAGCCTTAAAATTTCAAGCATCTATTCCTCTCAGATACTGGGGCATGTGTGTAAAGGCAGCAGTGTACTTGATAAACAG AACACAGGTTTCTTCAGGATGCACAACTCCTCCTGATACTATTTTCATGGATGCCATCTTGCTTCATCCTTTGCAAGACACAACTGCTGCATCAGACATTGATGGTCCATCAGAAGTGAGAGAAGAAGAGGCTACTTATGTCCAGGACAGCATAGTTCCTGATTCAGAA GACAATGAGACCCCTGAAGTTGAAACCTCCATTCCTGAAGATGATACTGAGAACAATGAAGATATCTCTGCTGCTGATAATACTCCATCAGCTCCTACTAATGTGCCTACTGAGACAGAA AACTTCAGAGAAGCTGTCAAAGACCCCAAGTGGATTGAGGCAATGAAACAAGAGATCACAGCATTCGAAGAAAACAAAAC ATCCATCATAGCACTAGCAGCATCAAAGAACTGGGAACTGTTCCAAATGGTTGTCTATAATACTTTTTTGCAAGGAGACCTATGTGAGGAGGTATACATGGAGATGTCAGAAG GTTTCACTCAGAGAAATCATGACTACTCTCTGTTTACCATGAAAAAGGGTGAGGATGTGGTGATCATTTTAGTCTATGTGGATGATCTGCTTATCACAGGAAGTAGTAAAGAGCTCGTGAATATTGCTAAGA AAATGGAACTCAGTGGAACAAAGCCTTATGCAACACCACTAGAAGCAAACCAAAAATTGACTACAATGGAATATGATAAGGCAGTAAGTGCAATAGATGATCTGCCATTGCAGGATGTTTGTGCTTATCAAAGATTGCTAGGGAAATTGCTATATGTGACCATCACCAGACCTGATATCAGCTATACAGTGTAG